From Spirochaetales bacterium, a single genomic window includes:
- a CDS encoding STAS domain-containing protein — protein MRNPSYFDKFNKMNFETKINCHYLDKKNNEIIISINGEMETFYTKFFNMAITALLDDEKQLATIFFDLKMVKYISSSFVASLLHVINKAKFNGIEIFFINCNPYIKNVIDTMGFLHFIKQIDLKTHKSITVTCTGCKKKITIKKLGEFRCPHCNTLLNISDRGVVK, from the coding sequence GTGAGAAATCCGTCTTATTTTGATAAATTCAATAAAATGAATTTCGAAACAAAAATTAATTGCCATTATCTTGATAAAAAAAATAACGAAATAATCATTTCAATAAATGGTGAAATGGAAACCTTTTACACAAAATTCTTCAATATGGCGATAACGGCCCTGCTTGACGATGAAAAACAGCTTGCGACCATATTTTTCGATCTCAAAATGGTGAAATATATCAGTTCCTCGTTTGTCGCTTCCTTACTACACGTCATCAATAAAGCGAAATTTAACGGAATAGAGATATTCTTTATTAACTGCAATCCATATATCAAAAATGTCATCGATACCATGGGATTCCTTCATTTTATAAAACAGATTGATCTGAAAACCCATAAATCGATTACCGTGACCTGCACCGGCTGTAAAAAAAAGATAACGATCAAAAAACTCGGTGAGTTTCGATGCCCGCATTGCAATACGCTGCTCAATATAAGCGACCGGGGAGTCGTCAAATAA
- a CDS encoding VWA domain-containing protein encodes MKKVSLFSACALAIFIFCAASGFTLTGDANADNNINIVDALMVAQYYVGMSVSGIDLAASDVNADGSINIVDALLIAQYYVGLIADFPADAQTNPPATNPPTTTNPPTVTNPPTVTNPPSATSLPAASPAPTSGGSGATTTSISSVTSPPTTITPVPGGTPMPEVTPDPSETSFFYFSYDDSASTAGVELAKYQLNNGVIPDPGLARPWEFLNYEDFTPETTENIGLFDVSMGLWERESLKEGYEKEYKLGVYVGSPVITKETRKNVVLTLIVDISGSMGSYAVQVDTERYTRMDIVKYGLTALTNSLKDGDVINIATFETTAAIAQQGLRYPEDLSTYNAAVDALTPTGTTNLADGVDKGYQAALATYDPEKSNRVVILTDAYANTGEIDPQVIAQHVIINGQEGIYFSGLGISEAFQEAFLQQLTDAGKGAYFSVITLTDAKKAFQDRFAALLMVAAKDVQFRMDYPAVLEHDITAAEETSTDPVEVQPINFSYNTTQYFFEGFQLETDELSSDETFKLTISYKDPDNGTEKTEVFEKTIADLRGNDMNLIRDAETIYLFTQLIGKQKSWGEISPVFSTYYQDYSSPLFNEYWELIKIYIGDSFEAIPESLDFGRVLIGDTLIKTITIANNSLETVEIFEIYLEDTVSGNPFGITADVPATLEPLDVLNIKVAFEAAAEGVYENGIVVDSSYDDEPLVIPVSGTASYETDPATPTPEPPGVTTPPTPIPTALPVL; translated from the coding sequence ATGAAAAAAGTGAGTCTTTTCAGTGCCTGTGCCCTGGCCATTTTTATTTTTTGCGCCGCATCGGGATTTACGCTTACCGGGGATGCGAATGCGGACAATAACATTAATATTGTCGACGCCCTTATGGTCGCACAATATTATGTGGGGATGTCTGTTTCGGGAATCGATCTTGCAGCAAGCGATGTGAATGCCGATGGTTCGATCAATATCGTGGACGCCCTTCTGATCGCCCAGTATTATGTCGGACTTATCGCCGATTTTCCGGCAGACGCGCAAACCAATCCGCCGGCCACTAACCCGCCGACGACTACAAACCCGCCGACGGTCACCAACCCGCCGACCGTAACGAATCCACCGTCGGCGACATCATTGCCGGCCGCATCTCCCGCGCCGACCTCCGGAGGAAGCGGCGCCACAACAACCAGCATTTCATCGGTCACATCCCCTCCGACAACCATTACGCCGGTACCGGGTGGAACCCCGATGCCCGAAGTGACGCCGGATCCGTCTGAAACCAGTTTTTTCTATTTTTCCTACGATGATTCGGCGAGTACGGCAGGGGTGGAACTCGCAAAGTATCAATTGAATAATGGCGTGATACCCGATCCCGGACTCGCGCGACCGTGGGAATTTTTGAATTATGAAGATTTCACGCCTGAAACGACAGAGAATATCGGACTCTTCGATGTATCCATGGGCCTCTGGGAACGGGAATCGCTCAAGGAAGGTTACGAAAAGGAATACAAACTCGGCGTCTATGTTGGATCTCCCGTGATCACAAAGGAAACGCGAAAGAATGTCGTTTTAACATTAATTGTCGATATCTCCGGTTCCATGGGTTCTTATGCCGTCCAGGTCGATACTGAACGCTACACCCGAATGGATATCGTGAAATACGGCCTTACCGCGCTGACAAATTCACTCAAGGACGGTGATGTCATCAATATCGCGACATTCGAAACAACGGCCGCAATCGCCCAGCAGGGCCTTCGATATCCAGAAGATTTAAGTACCTATAACGCGGCTGTCGATGCCCTCACACCGACGGGAACGACGAATCTCGCAGACGGTGTCGACAAGGGATATCAGGCGGCACTTGCCACCTACGACCCGGAGAAGTCAAACAGGGTCGTTATCCTTACCGACGCCTATGCAAATACCGGGGAAATCGATCCTCAGGTGATTGCCCAGCACGTGATCATAAATGGACAGGAAGGAATTTATTTTTCCGGACTGGGGATCAGCGAAGCCTTTCAGGAGGCGTTTCTCCAGCAGCTGACAGATGCGGGAAAAGGCGCCTATTTCTCTGTCATCACCCTGACCGATGCTAAAAAAGCCTTTCAGGACAGGTTCGCCGCATTGCTTATGGTCGCGGCAAAGGATGTTCAGTTCAGGATGGATTATCCGGCCGTACTCGAACATGATATCACCGCCGCAGAAGAGACCTCAACCGATCCCGTTGAAGTACAACCGATCAATTTTTCTTACAATACCACACAATACTTTTTCGAAGGATTCCAGCTGGAAACGGACGAACTCTCATCGGATGAAACCTTCAAACTTACCATCAGCTATAAAGATCCGGATAACGGAACGGAAAAAACAGAAGTGTTCGAAAAAACCATTGCGGATCTGAGGGGAAACGATATGAACCTTATCCGGGATGCCGAAACCATTTATCTGTTTACTCAGCTGATCGGAAAACAGAAGAGTTGGGGTGAAATAAGCCCTGTCTTTTCAACGTACTACCAGGATTATTCCTCGCCGTTATTCAACGAGTACTGGGAGTTGATAAAAATCTATATCGGTGATTCCTTCGAAGCGATACCGGAATCGCTTGATTTCGGACGTGTGCTTATCGGTGATACACTGATAAAGACCATCACCATCGCCAACAATTCACTGGAAACGGTCGAAATCTTTGAAATTTATCTGGAAGATACAGTTTCCGGAAATCCGTTCGGTATCACGGCGGACGTTCCCGCGACGCTTGAACCCCTCGACGTCCTCAATATCAAAGTCGCATTCGAAGCAGCGGCCGAAGGTGTGTATGAAAACGGCATCGTGGTCGATTCGTCTTATGATGACGAACCGCTTGTGATTCCTGTTTCGGGAACCGCATCCTACGAGACCGATCCTGCGACACCGACACCGGAACCGCCGGGCGTTACCACACCGCCCACACCGATACCGACAGCCCTACCGGTATTATAA